From Jeotgalibacillus haloalkalitolerans:
GCCAGCACCCTTCTGAAGGCATCCTCTTCAAGCCATGTTTTCACTTCAGCCACATCACTGACTGCGCGGCTCTCCTGTAAAATAAACATGCCCAGCAGGTCAATCAGGTGGTGGTCTCTGAAATCTCTGAGAAAAGTGCCTTCTCCCCGCCTTGTTTCAATTAATCCAAGCAGTTCAAGCGCTCTTAACGCTTCCCGGACAGAAGAGCGTGCAACGCCGAATCGCTCCGACAGTTCACGCTCTGATGGGATTCTGCTGCCAGCCGTAAGACGGTCTTCTCTGATCATATCCCTGATCTGATGGACAACAGATATATATCTTTTATGTTCAATCAAATGCCTGTCACTCGCTTTTTCCAATTTGAGATAAGCGCGCAGTTTTCTCTCTGACTTCTTCCGGATCCACTTTTATTCTCGCTACACCTGTTTCCATTGCCGCATTTGCAACACGGGAAGCAACAGCCGGTGCAACCCGCGGATCAAAAGGTGCCGGGATTACATAATCAGCATTCAATTCATCTTCAGAAATCAGTGAAGCAATTGCTTCTACTGCAGCAATTTTCATCTTTTCATTAATATGAGTCGCTCTCACATCCAATGCCCCTCTGAAGATCCCCGGGAAAGCAAGTACATTGTTGACCTGGTTCGGGAAATCTGAACGGCCTGTCCCAACCACACTTGCACCATTTGCTTTTGCAAGTGCCGGCATGATCTCGGGAACAGGATTCGCCATCGCAAAAATAATCGAGTCATTGTTCATT
This genomic window contains:
- a CDS encoding FadR/GntR family transcriptional regulator, producing MIEHKRYISVVHQIRDMIREDRLTAGSRIPSERELSERFGVARSSVREALRALELLGLIETRRGEGTFLRDFRDHHLIDLLGMFILQESRAVSDVAEVKTWLEEDAFRRVLAAPKEERMHLFEHISSQYKKSELKLFTHLKRELVEAGGNQLYVKIWLILNDFHNAENQVQIPLTDQLMDEFYQHLLSEDIEQSMKLITNIEK